A window of Callospermophilus lateralis isolate mCalLat2 chromosome 17, mCalLat2.hap1, whole genome shotgun sequence contains these coding sequences:
- the Socs6 gene encoding suppressor of cytokine signaling 6 has protein sequence MKKISLKTFRKSFNLNKSKEDTDFMVVQQPSLASDFGKDDSLFGSCYGKDMASCDINSEDEKGGKGRSKSESLMGTLKRRLSVKQKPKGKGSTPSGGLAEEDTFSSSSAPVVFKDVRAQRPIRSTSLRSHHYSPTPWPLRPTNSEETCIKMEVRVKALVHSSSPSPALNGVRKDFHDLQAETVCQEQNGSLKRSDSPHGDLHLHLEEHVPVVIGLVPQDYIQYTVPLDEGMCPLEGSRSYCLDTSSPMEVSAVPPQVGGSSFAEDENQVDQDLVVAPEIFVDQSVNGLLIGTTGVMLQSPRASHDEVPPLSPLLPPMQTNQIQRNFSGLTGTDAHVAESMRCHLNFDPNSAPGVARVYDSVQSSGPMVVTSLTEELKKLAKQGWYWGPITRWEAEGKLANVPDGSFLVRDSSDDRYLLSLSFRSHGKTLHTRIEHSNGRFSFYEQPDVEGHTSIVDLIEHSIRDSENGAFCYSRSRLPGSATYPVRLTNPVSRFMQVRSLQYLCRFVIRQYTRIDLIQKLPLPNKMKDYLQEKHY, from the coding sequence ATGAAGAAAATTAGTCTTAAAACCTTCCGGAAGTCTTTTAATTTGAATAAAAGTAAAGAAGACACTGATTTCATGGTAGTACAACAGCCATCCCTAGCCAGTGACTTTGGAAAAGATGATTCCTTGTTTGGTAGCTGCTACGGTAAAGATATGGCCAGCTGTGATATCAATAGCGAAGATGAGAAAGGTGGGAAAGGCAGATCCAAGAGCGAGAGCCTGATGGGGACCCTGAAAAGGCGACTTTCTGTGAAGCAGAAGCCCAAGGGCAAGGGCAGCACGCCCTCGGGGGGCTTGGCTGAggaggacaccttctcctcctcctctgctcCTGTGGTCTTCAAGGACGTCAGAGCTCAGAGGCCCATCAGGTCCACTTCCCTCCGCAGTCACCACTACAGCCCCACGCCCTGGCCTCTCCGACCCACGAACTCTGAGGAGACCTGTATCAAAATGGAGGTGAGGGTCAAAGCTTTGGTCCACTCTTCCAGTCCAAGTCCTGCGCTGAACGGGGTTCGAAAGGATTTCCATGACCTTCAGGCTGAAACTGTGTGCCAGGAGCAGAATGGTTCCCTCAAGCGTTCAGATTCTCCCCACGGAGACTTGCATCTCCACCTGGAGGAACATGTGCCTGTCGTTATTGGACTTGTGCCTCAGGACTACATTCAGTACACCGTGCCTTTAGACGAGGGGATGTGTCCTTTGGAAGGATCGCGCAGCTATTGTCTGGACACTTCTTCGCCCATGGAGGTCTCTGCGGTTCCTCCTCAAGTGGGAGGGAGCTCTTTTGCCGAAGATGAGAATCAGGTAGACCAGGACCTAGTTGTTGCCCCAGAGATCTTTGTGGACCAGTCAGTGAATGGCTTGTTGATTGGCACCACAGGAGTCATGTTGCAGAGCCCCAGAGCAAGTCATGATGAGGTCCCTCCGCTCTCGCCATTGCTACCTCCAATGCAGACTAATCAGATCCAAAGGAACTTCAGTGGGCTCACGGGCACAGATGCCCATGTGGCTGAAAGTATGCGCTGTCATTTGAATTTTGATCCTAACTCTGCCCCTGGGGTGGCAAGGGTTTATGACTCTGTGCAAAGTAGTGGTCCCATGGTTGTGACAAGCCTTACGGAGGAGCTGAAGAAACTTGCAAAACAAGGATGGTACTGGGGACCAATCACACGCTGGGAGGCAGAAGGGAAGCTAGCCAACGTGCCCGATGGTTCTTTTCTTGTTCGGGATAGTTCTGACGACCGTTACCTTCTAAGCTTGAGCTTTCGTTCCCATGGTAAAACACTTCACACTAGAATCGAGCACTCGAATGGTAGGTTTAGCTTTTATGAACAACCAGATGTGGAAGGACATACGTCCATAGTTGATCTAATTGAGCATTCAATCAGGGACTCTGAAAATGGAGCTTTTTGTTATTCAAGGTCTCGGTTGCCTGGATCTGCAACCTACCCCGTCAGACTGACCAATCCAGTGTCACGGTTCATGCAGGTGCGTTCTCTGCAGTACCTGTGTCGTTTCGTTATACGTCAGTATACCAGGATAGACCTGATTCAGAAACTGCCTTTGCCAAACAAAATGAAGGATTATTTACAGGAGAAGCACTACTGA